The DNA sequence TTGTTGGTTGGTTACAGGAAACCGAGATAATTAGAGGAGTAGAAGTCAGTTTGAGTAATTCCTATATTGCAGGATGTATCTTGTTAGGTATTGCTCCTTGTACAGCAATGGTGTTAATGTGGGGTTATCTTTCCTATAGTAATCAGGCTCATACTTTGGTAATGGTAGCGGTAAACTCTTTGACGATGTTACTGCTTTATGCACCGTTAGGAAAATGGTTATTATCCGCTAATGATTTAATTGTACCATGGCAAACAATTGTTTTATCAGTCATCATCTATGTGGGTTTACCATTAATAACTGCTTTGTTAAGTCGCTACTGGATTTTTAAATATAAAGGCAGACAATGGTTTGAAAATAGTTTCCTTTCTTATCTCACTCCTATTTCCATTACTGCTTTATTAGCTACTTTGATTCTCCTATTTGCGTTTAAAGGGGAATTAATCATTAATAATCCTTTTCATATTATCCTCATTGCTATTCCCTTATTAGTGCAAACCAACTTTATCTTCTTGATTACCTATGCCATAGCCCTAAAACTGGACTTAGTTTATGAAGATGCCGCCCCTACAGCTTTGATTGGTGCTAGTAATCATTTTGAAGTTGCGATCGCAACTGCGGTGATGTTATTTGGTTTAAATTCAGGAGCGGCTTTAGCCACAGTGGTAGGGGTATTAATAGAAGTGCCAGTAATGTTATTTTTAGTGGAAATTTGCAAAAAAACAGCATCATGGTTTAAAAGAGAGCCAGAAAAAGCCACTTTACTAGACCCTAGACTAATTTAACCTGAATTCGATTTCAAATTGTCGGTTAGAGTAGGCAAGAGGCAAAGAAAAAAGGTCAAAGGGCAAAGGTAAATAGTGAATAGGGAATAGGCAATGGTTTAATAATATGGTTTAATAATTAAGAATTAATAACTCCGAACCCCGAACTCCGAACTCCGAACTCCGAACCCCGAACCCCGAACCCCGAACTCCGAACTCCGAACCCCGAACTCCGAACTCCGAACTCCGAACCCCGAACTCCGAACTCCGAACTCCGAACCCCGAACTCCGAACCCCGAACTCCGAACTCCGAACTCCGAACTCCGAACCCCGAACCAACCTTATTATGGTAAATTAAAAAAGGAATCTTAAAAAATCTTAAAATTTAAGCCATAATATTTTTCATGGAATGTATCGTCAATCGTCGAGCGAAATTCAGTGCCAGTCATCGCTATTGGTTGCCAGAGTTATCAGAAGCGGAAAATCAACAGCGTTTCGGGGCAAATAGTCGTTTTCCGGGGCATGGACACAATTATGTCTTATATGTTTCTCTCATCGGGGAATTAGACAAGTATGGAATGGTACAGAATTTATCTGAAGTCAAAAAAGTCATTAAGGATGAAGTAACCAGCCAATTAGATTACAGCTATCTTAATGATACTTGGGCAGAATTTCAACAAACTTTACCAACCACAGAAAATATTGCTAAGGTGATATGGGAGCGTTTATCGCCTCATTTACCACTTGTTGATATACAACTATACGAACATCCTCAACTTTGGGTTAATTATCAAGGAAATAATATGGAAGCTACTTTAACTGTTCAAACTCATTTTAGCGCCGCTCATCGTTTAGCTTTACCTGAATTAAGTTTAGAAGAAAATACGGAAATTTATGGTAAGTGCGCACGTGTCAATGGTCATGGACATAATTATCATTTAGAAGTGTCAGTAACGGGAGAAATGGATGCTCGTACTGGTATGATTGTGGACTTAGGAGAGTTACAAAAAGCCATTAATGATTATGTAGTTGAACCTTTTGATCATACTTTTCTTAATAAGGATATTCCATATTTTGCTGATGTTGTGCCTACGGCGGAAAATATTGCTGTATATATTGCTCAATTATTAAAAGATCCGATCGCATCTTTGGGAGTAGAATTAGATAAAGTCAAATTGATTGAAAGTCCTAATAATTCCTGTGAGATTTACTGCCGCAAAGGGGTTTTAAATCAGTCACCAGCAAACCATCAAGTAGCCCTTGTTTAGTGAATAAAAGGGCGGTATTGGGCAAGGGGCAAAAGTAAATAGTTGATAATTAATAACCCCGAACCCCGAACTCCTAACCCCGAACTCTGGTAACGTTGCTTATTGCTTATGGTAACCAGTAAACTTAAACCCAGACTATATTGATAAATTATTCATGAGCAGTATATTTGGAAAATTATTCACTATATCAACTTTTGGAGAATCTCACGGTGGCGGAGTAGGGGTAATAGTGGATGGTTGCCCTCCCCGTGTTGAAATTAGTGCCGAAGAAATTCAAGAAGAATTAAACCGTCGTAAACCCGGACAGAGCAAAATTACTACTCCCCGTCAAGAATCTGATTTGTGCGAAATTGTATCAGGAGTTTTTCAAGGGAAAACATTAGGCACTCCCATCGCCATTTTAGTTAGAAATAAGGATGCTCGTTCCCAAGATTACGATGAAATGGCGGTTAAATATCGACCTTCTCACGCTGATGCTACCTATGATGCTAAATATGGTATTCGTAATTGGCAAGGTGGTGGACGTTCTTCCGCAAGGGAAACTATCGGTAGAGTGGCAGGAGGTGCGATCGCAAAAAAAATTCTCCATCAAATCGCAGGAGTTGAAATTATCGCCTATGTCAAAACTATCAAGGATATTAGTGCCAATGTGGATCAAGAAACTGTTACTCTCGAACAAGTAGAAAGTAATATAGTTAGATGTCCTGATAGTGTAGCCGCCGAAAAGATGATCGAGTTAATTGATCAAATTAGACGGGAAAAAGACTCTTTAGGTGGTGTTGTGGAATGTGTAGTCAGAAACGTGCCTAAAGGTTTGGGTGAACCTGTGTTCGATAAATTAGAAGCTGATTTAGCTAAAGCAATTATGTCATTACCAGCTACTAAAGGCTTTGAAATTGGTTCTGGGTTTGAAGGAACATTATTAACAGGCAGTCAACATAATGATGAGTTTTATCTTGATGAAGCAGGAAATACTCGTACTATGACAAACCGCTCTGGAGGTATTCAGGGGGGAATCAGTAACGGAGAGAATATTGTTATCAGGGCGGCATTTAAACCCACTGCTACCATTGGCAAAGAACAAAAAACCGTTACTAAAGAGGGAGAAGAAACTGTTTTAGCCGCAAAAGGCAGACATGATCCTTGTGTGTTACCAAGGGCTGTACCAATGGTTGAAGCAATGGTTGCGTTGGTACTATGTGATCATTTATTACGTCATCATGCTCAATGTGAGTTAGATATTTAGGATTTGCTTATTGCCCTCACT is a window from the Cyanobacterium sp. Dongsha4 genome containing:
- the arsB gene encoding ACR3 family arsenite efflux transporter, yielding MGKSLNKCAEKAGSDLSFFEKYLTLWILICIVIGIGLGRIFPSLAQNLDRLNVYNVSIPIAICLFFMMYPIMVKIDFSQAVKAVKTPKPVILTLVVNWLIKPFSMVIFAQFFLGWLFVGWLQETEIIRGVEVSLSNSYIAGCILLGIAPCTAMVLMWGYLSYSNQAHTLVMVAVNSLTMLLLYAPLGKWLLSANDLIVPWQTIVLSVIIYVGLPLITALLSRYWIFKYKGRQWFENSFLSYLTPISITALLATLILLFAFKGELIINNPFHIILIAIPLLVQTNFIFLITYAIALKLDLVYEDAAPTALIGASNHFEVAIATAVMLFGLNSGAALATVVGVLIEVPVMLFLVEICKKTASWFKREPEKATLLDPRLI
- a CDS encoding 6-carboxytetrahydropterin synthase yields the protein MECIVNRRAKFSASHRYWLPELSEAENQQRFGANSRFPGHGHNYVLYVSLIGELDKYGMVQNLSEVKKVIKDEVTSQLDYSYLNDTWAEFQQTLPTTENIAKVIWERLSPHLPLVDIQLYEHPQLWVNYQGNNMEATLTVQTHFSAAHRLALPELSLEENTEIYGKCARVNGHGHNYHLEVSVTGEMDARTGMIVDLGELQKAINDYVVEPFDHTFLNKDIPYFADVVPTAENIAVYIAQLLKDPIASLGVELDKVKLIESPNNSCEIYCRKGVLNQSPANHQVALV
- the aroC gene encoding chorismate synthase, yielding MSSIFGKLFTISTFGESHGGGVGVIVDGCPPRVEISAEEIQEELNRRKPGQSKITTPRQESDLCEIVSGVFQGKTLGTPIAILVRNKDARSQDYDEMAVKYRPSHADATYDAKYGIRNWQGGGRSSARETIGRVAGGAIAKKILHQIAGVEIIAYVKTIKDISANVDQETVTLEQVESNIVRCPDSVAAEKMIELIDQIRREKDSLGGVVECVVRNVPKGLGEPVFDKLEADLAKAIMSLPATKGFEIGSGFEGTLLTGSQHNDEFYLDEAGNTRTMTNRSGGIQGGISNGENIVIRAAFKPTATIGKEQKTVTKEGEETVLAAKGRHDPCVLPRAVPMVEAMVALVLCDHLLRHHAQCELDI